From the genome of Longispora fulva:
CCACATGATCGAGTACATCGCGAGCTCGGACTGGGTGGGCCGCCGACCGAGGATCTCGCGGATCCGGTCGTACTCGTCGGGCTGGAGACCCAGCGCCGCGTACGGCTGCTCCTCGTCGGGCGTCTTCTCCGCCAGGTCGACGGTATCCGCGGTCATGCCTTGACTCCCAGCGACGCGAGAACGGACGTGAACATCACCAGACCGTCGACGCCGCCGCCGAACGGGCCGGTCAGCGCCTCGGTGGCGTGCTCGGGGTGCGGCATCAGCCCCACGACGTTGCCGGCCTCGTTGCGGATGCCGGCGATGTCGCGCTGCGAGCCGTTCGGGTTACCGTCCAGGTACCGCATGACGACCCGGCCCTCGGCCTCCAACGCGTCGAGCGTGTGCTCGTCGGCCTGGTAGCAGCCCTCGCCGTTCTTCACCGGGATGACGATCTCCTGGCCCTCGGTGTAACCGCTGGTCCACGCGGTCGAGGTGTTCTCGACCTTCAGCTTCTGGTCCCGGTTGCGGAAGTGCAGGTGCGAGTTGCGCAGCAGGGCGCCCGGCAGCAGGTGGGCCTCGCAGAGCACCTGGAAGCCGTTGCAGATCCCCAGCACCGGCAGTCCACCGTTGGCCGCGTCGATGATCTTCTCCATCACCGGCGAGAACCGGGCGATGGCGCCGCAGCGCAGGTAGTCGCCGTACGAGAAGCCGCCGGGCAGGACGACCGCGTCCACGCCCTTCAGGTCCGCGTCGGCGTGCCACAGCTGCACGGCCTCGGCACCGGCCAGGCCGGCCGCCCGGCGGGCGTCGCCGTCATCGAGCGAGCCGGGGAAGGTGACTACCCCGATCTTCACTTCTCGACCCGCACGTCGAAGCTCTCGATGACCGTGTTGGCCAGGAGCTTGTCGGCGATCTCGCGTGCCTTCTCCAGATCGGGCTCACCGGTGAATTCGAGCTCGATCCGCTTGCCGATCCTCACCGAGGCCACCTCTGTGACCCCGAGCCGGGGCAGCGCATTGGCCACCGCCTGCCCCTGGGGGTCGAGGATCTCGGGCTTGAGCATGACGTCGACTACGACGCGCGCCACGGGTCACTCCTGACGTTAATTCACAGCCATTAGCGCCTCAGAGCTTACCGGTCGCCGTGAACCACCACGCCTCTGACCAGCACAGTGACGCCCACCACTGGCTGGTTTCGGAAAGTTGCCGCCATTTCACGCGAACAGCGGCAACATTTCCGCGCTCTTAGCAGCAACTTTCCACATCGTGAACACTGACGCAGGCGCGAAAAGAGGCCCCGGGCGTCGCCCGGGGCCCCGATGTGCGCGTTACAGGATCGCGCCCGGTGCGTAGCTCGTCGCGTCCGGGTGGGAGGCGAGAACCTTCTCGATCCGGGACAGGACATGCGCGACCTGCGCCCCGGCCGCGCCGGTGAACGCCGCCTTGTCGGACACCAGGACGTCGATCTCCGCGCGGGACAGCTTCAGCCGGTCGTCTGCGGCGAGCCGGTCGTACAGGTCGTTGTCCGCCGCGCCCTTCTCCCGCATGCCCAGCGCGACGGCCACCGCGTGCTCCTTGATCGCCTCGTGCACCTGCTCGCGGCCCACGCCCTTGCGCACCGCCGCGACGAGGATCTTCGTGGTGGCCAGGAACGGCAGGTACCGGTCCAGCTCGCGCTCGACGACCGCCGGGTACGCCCCGAACTCCTGGAGCACGGTGAGGAATGTCTGGAACAGCCCGTCGAGGGCGAAGAACGCGTCGGGCAGCGCGACCCGGCGGACCACGGAACAGGACACGTCGCCCTCGTTCCACTGGTCGCCGGCCAGCTCGCCGGTCATGCTGAGATATCCCCGGATGATCACCGCGAGGCCGTTGACCCGCTCGCAGGACCGGGTGTTCATCTTGTGCGGCATCGCCGAGGAGCCCACCTGGCCCGCCTTGAAGCCCTCGGTCACCAGCTCCTGGCCGGCCATCAGCCGGATCGTGGTGGCCATGCTCGACGGGGCGGCGGCGGCCTGCGACAGCGCGGAGAGCACGTCGAAGTCCAGCGAACGCGGGTAGACCTGGCCGACGCTGGTCAGCACCCGCTGGAAGCCCAGGTGGGTGGCGACGGCCTTCTCCAGCTGGTCGAGCTTGTCCGGGTCGCCGAGCAGGTCCAGCTGGTCGGCGCCGGTGCCGACGGGACCCTTGATGCCCCGCAACGGGTACCGGTTGACCAGGTCCTCGATCCGCTCGTAGGCGATCAGGAGCTCCTCGGCGGCGCTCGCGAACCGCTTGCCCAGCGTGGTGGCCTGCGCCGCGACGTTGTGCGACCGCCCGACCATGGTCAGCGCCGTGTACTCCCCCGCCCGCTCGCCCAGCCGGGCCAGCGTCGCGGCGATCCGGCCCTGGATCAGCTTCAGCGAGGACAGGATCTGCAGCTGCTCGACGTTCTCGGTGAGGTCGCGGGACGTCATGCCCTTGTGAATGTGCTCGTGCCCGGCCAGCGCCGAGAACTCCTCGATCCGCGCCTTCACGTCGTGCCGGGTGACCCGCTCGCGTGCGGCGATCGACTCCAGGTCGACGTGCGCGACGACGGCCTCGTAGGCCTCGATCACGCCGTCGGGGATCTCGACCCCCAGCTCCTTCTGCGCCCGCAGGACGGCCAGCCAGAGCTGACGCTCCAGAACGATCTTGTACGCCGGCGACCACAGCTCGGTGAGCTCGGCGGAGGCGTAGCGGTCGGCGAGGACATTCGGGATCTGCACGGCTCCATCCTATGGCTGTGACGCTGCCCACCTGACCAGGGCATCGACCTCCGCGGGAGGTGTCCGGGCCGGGTGCGCCGACGACCGGGCCTGTCCCGGACGCCCGACCACCTTCCGGGACGCCGACGGGCCGACTTCGCTGGGCATCGACCAACTCCCACCGAACGGAGCTCGAAGATGTCCACGTTC
Proteins encoded in this window:
- the purQ gene encoding phosphoribosylformylglycinamidine synthase subunit PurQ — protein: MKIGVVTFPGSLDDGDARRAAGLAGAEAVQLWHADADLKGVDAVVLPGGFSYGDYLRCGAIARFSPVMEKIIDAANGGLPVLGICNGFQVLCEAHLLPGALLRNSHLHFRNRDQKLKVENTSTAWTSGYTEGQEIVIPVKNGEGCYQADEHTLDALEAEGRVVMRYLDGNPNGSQRDIAGIRNEAGNVVGLMPHPEHATEALTGPFGGGVDGLVMFTSVLASLGVKA
- the purS gene encoding phosphoribosylformylglycinamidine synthase subunit PurS → MARVVVDVMLKPEILDPQGQAVANALPRLGVTEVASVRIGKRIELEFTGEPDLEKAREIADKLLANTVIESFDVRVEK
- the purB gene encoding adenylosuccinate lyase produces the protein MQIPNVLADRYASAELTELWSPAYKIVLERQLWLAVLRAQKELGVEIPDGVIEAYEAVVAHVDLESIAARERVTRHDVKARIEEFSALAGHEHIHKGMTSRDLTENVEQLQILSSLKLIQGRIAATLARLGERAGEYTALTMVGRSHNVAAQATTLGKRFASAAEELLIAYERIEDLVNRYPLRGIKGPVGTGADQLDLLGDPDKLDQLEKAVATHLGFQRVLTSVGQVYPRSLDFDVLSALSQAAAAPSSMATTIRLMAGQELVTEGFKAGQVGSSAMPHKMNTRSCERVNGLAVIIRGYLSMTGELAGDQWNEGDVSCSVVRRVALPDAFFALDGLFQTFLTVLQEFGAYPAVVERELDRYLPFLATTKILVAAVRKGVGREQVHEAIKEHAVAVALGMREKGAADNDLYDRLAADDRLKLSRAEIDVLVSDKAAFTGAAGAQVAHVLSRIEKVLASHPDATSYAPGAIL